In a genomic window of Magnolia sinica isolate HGM2019 chromosome 16, MsV1, whole genome shotgun sequence:
- the LOC131229387 gene encoding cyclin-D2-1-like, whose translation MSDFSASNLYCGEDADDVASWDSDTWTPPSAETVSSPSDDDRPISFLLDSELHHMPEPNYLQRFHDGSIDAIARQDAVIWILKVHAHYRFRPVTAYLAVTYLDRFLSKYTLPRGHGWPIQLLSVACLSIAAKMEETCVPVLLDFQLFEPRFVFEPRTIRRMELLVMANLQWRLRSVTPFDFVDYFTRKLASFSPNRISSRASDLILCTHQDINFVGYRPSTVAAAAVLRAAGEIAGLSAAEYRKSSSFYESLSEEMVSRCQQLMEEYLIATCRSGRAKAPQSPAGVLDAATCGSCDTQKSASVRPEASRAEPPKKLPKLRCTETVETDARDKSLL comes from the exons ATGTCCGATTTCTCCGCCTCTAATCTCTACTGCGGCGAAGACGCCGATGACGTGGCCTCCTGGGATTCCGACACGTGGACCCCGCCGTCAGCGGAAACTGTCAGTTCCCCATCCGATGACGACCGTCCGATTTCATTTCTCCTCGATTCGGAGCTCCACCATATGCCGGAACCCAACTATCTCCAGCGCTTCCACGATGGCTCTATCGACGCAATCGCCCGTCAAGACGCCGTTATCTGGATCCTAAAG GTGCATGCACACTACCGTTTCCGCCCCGTAACGGCTTATCTCGCCGTTACCTACCTAGACCGTTTTCTTTCCAAATACACCCTTCCG CGAGGACATGGGTGGCCTATCCAGCTTCTGTCCGTCGCATGTCTGTCCATTGCAGCAAAAATGGAGGAAACGTGCGTTCCCGTTCTATTGGATTTCCAGCTGTTCGAGCCAAGGTTCGTCTTCGAGCCCCGTACGATTCGACGGATGGAGCTTCTAGTCATGGCCAATCTCCAATGGCGATTGCGCTCTGTTACGCCGTTCGATTTTGTCGATTATTTCACTCGGAAGCTCGCGAGTTTCAGTCCGAATCGGATCTCTTCGCGCGCTTCCGATCTGATACTCTGCACCCATCAAG ACATTAATTTCGTGGGATACCGTCCGTCGACCGTAGCTGCGGCTGCCGTGCTTCGTGCAGCGGGAGAAATCGCCGGTTTATCGGCGGCAGAATATCGGAAATCGTCGAGTTTTTACGAGTCTCTGAGCGAG GAAATGGTGAGCCGCTGTCAGCAACTAATGGAGGAGTACTTAATCGCCACGTGTCGCTCCGGTCGGGCCAAAGCACCGCAGAGTCCGGCTGGCGTGCTGGACGCAGCTACCTGCGGCAGCTGCGACACGCAGAAGTCCGCCTCTGTGAGGCCGGAagcgagccgagccgagccgccGAAGAAGCTCCCAAAGCTGCGATGTACAGAAACTGTGGAGACAGACGCTCGTGATAAAAGCCTCCTTTGA